In a genomic window of Sutcliffiella sp. FSL R7-0096:
- a CDS encoding S9 family peptidase — protein MLTFKKPEVEQFFKVFNIEDFALSPDETQLVYSTNLTGFYNVWAMDLPNQYPYPLTFNNQSCHGLKYDPNGTYILASFDQDGNELTQFYALPTRGGELQDVRVEEDHRHMFPKFSKDGKRIYYTSSKGNKTYLNCYCYDLETKEERLLVEGEDASTYLIDVSGDEESFITLKQFANTHTLAYLLHNGETIRLTPETEKQHTVDSALFTDSTSIYLVTDYGEDNGYLAHFDVATKKFTKVSDNDMHLGNIYLDKKGYQLYLVSSKGVEDKLYTFCLEKKEWNEVNIPVSIIDKIVIGKSGGVYLLGKTASKPANIYKLEGDSWVALTNNRVPAVGDEDLSEPEILSYPSFDGLEIEALFFKAKEEVSNGHVVLWPHGGPQASERKFFRSYFQFLINRGYSIFAPNFRGSSNYGLAYMKMVEGDWGHGPRLDNIHGLEWLIEKGYADRDKIFLMGGSYGGYMALLLHGRHPEYFKAVIDIFGVSNLFSFIDSVPDHWKPVMKQWVGDPVEDKERLTIDSPITYLDTMTKPMLIIQGANDPRVVKQESDQIVEALHAKGREVEYLVLDDEGHGFSKKENEIKVFSAILNFLEKHV, from the coding sequence TTGCTAACTTTTAAAAAACCTGAAGTGGAACAATTTTTCAAAGTGTTTAATATTGAAGATTTCGCCTTGAGCCCTGATGAAACACAATTAGTTTATAGCACAAATCTGACTGGATTCTATAATGTCTGGGCAATGGACCTTCCAAATCAATATCCTTATCCGCTTACGTTCAATAATCAGAGCTGCCATGGACTGAAATACGATCCAAATGGAACATACATATTGGCAAGTTTTGACCAGGACGGCAACGAGCTTACCCAGTTCTATGCACTTCCTACCCGTGGAGGGGAATTACAGGATGTGAGGGTGGAAGAGGACCATCGCCATATGTTTCCCAAATTCTCTAAGGATGGAAAGAGGATCTATTATACAAGTTCAAAGGGCAATAAAACGTACTTGAACTGCTATTGCTATGACCTTGAGACAAAGGAAGAGCGCCTGTTGGTAGAGGGAGAGGACGCATCCACCTACTTGATTGATGTATCTGGAGATGAGGAGAGTTTCATCACCCTTAAACAGTTTGCCAATACACATACATTGGCGTATTTGTTACATAATGGGGAAACTATTCGATTGACTCCTGAAACAGAGAAGCAACACACCGTTGACAGTGCACTTTTTACCGATTCCACTTCCATTTACCTTGTAACTGATTATGGGGAAGACAACGGTTATCTAGCGCACTTTGACGTGGCGACAAAAAAGTTTACCAAGGTTTCCGATAATGATATGCATCTGGGTAACATATATCTAGACAAAAAAGGATATCAACTGTATCTCGTTTCATCTAAAGGAGTGGAGGATAAGCTTTATACTTTTTGCCTTGAGAAAAAAGAGTGGAACGAAGTGAATATTCCAGTTTCCATTATTGATAAAATAGTGATTGGGAAAAGTGGAGGCGTCTATCTATTGGGGAAAACAGCTTCCAAGCCTGCCAATATTTATAAGCTGGAAGGAGACAGCTGGGTGGCTTTAACCAATAACCGCGTACCGGCTGTAGGGGATGAGGATCTATCTGAGCCGGAGATCCTAAGCTACCCCTCATTTGATGGTCTGGAAATAGAAGCATTATTCTTCAAGGCGAAAGAAGAAGTTTCAAACGGTCATGTGGTGCTTTGGCCACACGGTGGACCTCAAGCATCGGAACGCAAATTTTTCCGCTCTTATTTCCAATTTCTTATAAATAGGGGGTATAGCATATTTGCCCCTAACTTCCGCGGTTCCTCCAACTACGGATTAGCTTATATGAAGATGGTGGAAGGAGATTGGGGTCACGGGCCAAGACTCGATAATATTCACGGTCTTGAATGGCTGATCGAAAAAGGATATGCAGATAGAGATAAGATTTTCCTTATGGGAGGAAGCTATGGCGGATACATGGCCTTGCTACTTCATGGTCGTCATCCCGAATATTTTAAGGCGGTCATTGATATCTTCGGAGTGAGCAACTTGTTTTCCTTTATTGATTCTGTACCAGATCACTGGAAACCAGTGATGAAGCAATGGGTGGGAGATCCAGTGGAAGATAAAGAAAGACTGACAATAGACTCACCTATTACCTACCTTGACACAATGACAAAGCCGATGCTGATCATCCAAGGTGCCAATGATCCACGTGTGGTTAAACAGGAATCCGATCAAATTGTGGAAGCACTTCATGCAAAAGGGAGAGAAGTGGAGTATCTAGTCCTAGATGATGAAGGTCACGGCTTCTCTAAAAAAGAAAATGAAATAAAAGTATTTAGCGCGATATTGAATTTCCTTGAGAAGCATGTGTAG